Below is a genomic region from Drosophila kikkawai strain 14028-0561.14 chromosome X, DkikHiC1v2, whole genome shotgun sequence.
tatttttattttatttatttttattttttatataatttaatatttatttataactccacaagaatagaaaaaaaaaaccccaaatagAACTTGTCGTCCAAATATTATagttttatattcttttttttttttgtgtgttgatTTCGggaatttatttgttgattataatgtgtatatttttcaagttttACAAGGTAATTATCCCATCGGATTCGTGGCTTCTTCTTCTAGAATTCATAGGCTCCATAGGGTTTTCATCTTCTTCGGCTCCTTGACTTCCTGTCCCATTCCAAAGTATTATTGTGTCTGAGATTTATGAATATGGCGCTTCCTCCCTTTTGTTGTTACGCGAACCGGGACGCTGGTAGGCTTCATAGTTTGGCGAAGAGTTGCCGGTACGGGAACGTGAGCGGGAACGGGACTTggaacgggaacgggaacCGGAAGCGGAACGGGAACGGGTGCGGAAGCGCGACTTGAAGCGTGATCCCGAGCGCAGGCCggaacgggaacgggaacgggaacgggTACGAGAACGGGAACGTGAATGGGAACGGGTGCGAGAACGGGAAAAGTCTGTGGAACGGGATCTGGAGCGATCCATATTACGACGACGAGTGCGAACTGGCGAAAAGCGACGATAGTTGCGCCACGGTGCCTTCAGCATGTCCTCCTGGAAGGCATTGACGATGATCCGCTTGCCATCGATCTGGCCGCCGTTCATGTGCTTGATGGCATTGGAACAGTCCTGCGGATGGATATACTCCACAAAGGCATAGCCGCGACCTTGGCGGCCACCAAAACGGTCCATGGGAAAATCAACGGCGGTAAGGGGTCCAAAGTGCCCGAAGATCTCGGTGATGTGGTCCTTGGTCACCTGAGGGGACAAGTGTTTGATGTGCAGACGAACGATCTTGACAGGGGGACGGGCGTGCGGTGGGGGTCCCTGACCTACGCCTCCTCCGCCACGTCCACTAAATCTtccccctcctcctccgttgcctccgcctcctccgtttccgtttccacTTCCACCTGCTCGCCCGTTACCTCCTCCTCCGTAACCTGGTCTTCCTCCTTGGTCATTTCCTTTTCCGCCGTTCCGAAAGCGTTGATTGCGATTGTTaaagttgttgttattgttgttattataattgttgttgtaattgttgttgtagttccTATAATTGCGCTGGAATTTATGTTGGTGATTCATACGATTATAGTGCCACGGTCGCCTATTCCTCTGccccgattccgattccgatccAGAGTTCTCCTCCGATGGCGATCCATTGGTGGGTCGAGCACTGGCCGTGACATTGTGTGCATTGTTGCGATTGGATGTTTGATATTCGGAGCCGCAGGCCAGCTTCTCAGGATTCCTGACTTGTGGGCTATTGATAATTTTCCTCGGATCCGAGTTGTTTGAATTATGattggtgttgttgtttttgttgtggagattggtgttgctgttgttattattatatgtgTGGTCATTGGTGTTGTCAGTTTTGTTAATATCAGCCAGGTAGTTGGAATGAGTATTCAAGGTGGAATTTAAATTATCAGGGGCAATGTTGTTGGTGTGGGTGCTGGTATTATTATTGGTGTGAGTGTTGGTGTGTACATTAGTATGAGTTATTGTATGAGAAAGGGTATGTTCATTAGATTGAGTGTTGGTGTGtgtattattgttattatttttagtgcTATTATTAGTGTGAACATTGGTGTGGGAATTGATATGCTTAGTGGTGTGGGAATTGGTGTGTGTATTGTGGTTAttgctattattttttgtgctATGATTGGTGAGAGCACTGACAATTGCAGGAGTATGAGCACTGGTATGAACATTGGAATGAGAATTAGTGTGTATATTGTGGTTGTTGGTGTTACTTTTGGTGCTATTATGGGTGTGACCATGGGAACTAGAGTGGGACTCCACCTTAATCCCAATTTTTACATCCGTCTTGGGCTCGGACTTGATAGTAACCTTAGCTGCCGGCTTTAACTCCACTGTTTTGGTCTGCGATGTGGACTTGCTGGTGTGAGACTCACTCGATTTCGTGGTGCCCGACTTGCTCTTCGAAGATTGACAGCTGCTGCTACTTGCCGGAACAATGCTTAGGCCAGCGGCTAAAGATGTCGCGTTGGCAGTGGACTGGGTCTTGCTGGATCCACTAGAACCCGAATCGGTGGTAAAGATGGCATGGATATTGCCATTGTTGTAGGTACTGGCAATGGGATGACTCGGTGTCATCTGAATGGGCTGCACCGTCACGGGCTGGGAGCTGAATCTGCTTACGCGTGGCCTGCGTGAATGTCGATGGGTCTGCTGgacagcagcagtagcagctgGAGCAGATTGAACGGGATTTGGCACGGTGGCTAGCACTGGGACAGTGGCCACAATGGGCGCCGGCACTGGCTTGGGTATGGGTTCCGGTATTTTGATTAATCCCTCAGCACAAATGGGACCTGTGGCTGCCGACGAAGAGGTGGACGAAGCCACGGCTGTTGTGGTTGCTGATTGGGAGGCTGCTTTGGTAGTGCCTCCGCGACGTTTCTTCCGCGAGCGCCTGGTTTTGCCATGCTCCGAGTGATGGCGatggccgccgctgccgccgccgccgccgccgccgccgccgcgaCGATGACGTGAGCGACGCGGCTGATTGTGGCGCCGATGGCGACGATGATGACGTCGATGGCGGTGACAGGAGCACGGGTGCTTTGAGGAGCGTTCACGATCACGCCGCATCTCCACGGAGCGCTCTTTGGGGTCCACCTCGCTCTCGCTGGACGAGGAGCCAGAGCTTGAGGAGCTGGAACGGCTCGAGGAGCCGCTCGTAGTGCTGCTATAATAACTGGAGCCACTCGACCCGCTGGTATAGTCATCGCTGCTAGCCGAGGCGTCCGATTCGGAGGAGGACTCCCTGGCCTCGGTTCGATTCTTGCGACGAGACTCTCGCCTCCGCTTGCGCTGCGGCGACTCCGGGTCCGGTTCCTCCTTCAGTCTGGGCATGGTGCTTACCCTTCTTGGCTTTTTCTTGGATatcaaaaaattttataggattttttcgattttttcttGATAAGAGATCTGTTCAGGTTGAGCTCGACAACGTAatggttttccttttttttcggtgaCAGTGACTgggaaaatttataaactgaCAACTGAGGGGAAAAGGTTACTTTGATGTGGAGTTATAGGGTTGTCGCTGGATTGTCTTTGTAAAAAGGgaatactttatttatattaaaaattaataaaataaataataaataaataataaataaataataaataaataataaataaataataaataaataataaataaataataaataataaataaataataaataaataataaataaataataaataaataataaataaataataaataaataataataaaaaataaataaaaaataaataaaaaataaaataaaaaaaataataaataaatttattataatattataaataataaattaaataattcataataataattttatatattttttttataattttataatttatattaatttatacttaaatgaatagtttatttatgtgatacataataatatagatatttatatattaaggcTTAATTTAGCAACCCAAAAatctacattttaattatttaaacccAATTAAAAGCATTCTTTGCTCTTTGAACCttttattattgaaataaaatgcaGCTTTGTGCCCACTTTgtgcatattttaaataataaatagattTAATTACCGATAAATAGGCGGAATAATAGCctggcatatatatatatatatatatttattgtaaattgtGCAAATTCTGCACTCTAATCAATATTTATTGTGaattctaataaatatttaataatatttcacaggCACATAAATATCCAAACTATcgaaaggcaaaaaaaatccccttaataattttttttttttgtatttctgtGACACTTCTCTGACTTTTCAGCAGTCAGTAAATACTTTCTGGCAATTTCTTGAAAGTGCAGaagttcttttttaattgcattgaTTGGCCAGAATTTCCAGtgggtgtatatatatatggtatatatgtatgtatatgcagGATTGAAAGGACACCTGACATGGGGACAAAGCGAATTACGGCCTTTTAATTAATGTACTGACATGGAAATTTATGGCAgtcgattttaatttattgaacCTTCGCCCTGCCATTTGGCGCCTTGCAAACGCGACCGAAACGCGGCCAGGACACACCAACACGAAATTTATGGCCAGAGTGCACTGGctagcagaaaaaaaaaacaaaagaaatggtCTGCCATaaaatgatatttatttttattgttgccaCATTATGAGATATTTATGAGAATTTTGAATTCCAAAGACACAGCACtgagcacacaaaaaaaaaaaaaaaaaccagaaGAAAACTTTAGAAAAATGGTTAAGGCTTCCTCGGTCTTCCTTAGTCCTTGTTCACGGGTCGAACCACCTTCTTGGGGGCACAGCGCCGCTTGGCATTGCTGCCTTGGGGTATCTTTCGGCACTGGGTGATGCAGGTCTGACGTAGCAGCTCCTGGCCATTCTCCTTGCGGATGCAATTGCGCTCCTGGAGGCGACAGATGGCCAGCCGCTGGCAGGTGTTGGTCGAGGCCTCGCGGACGCAGACCTTGGGGGCTTTACCGATGTCCGAAAGGCCACAACGTGGCCAGCAGCGACTGGGCCGAATGTTGTTGGCCTCGATGGCCACCACAGCCAGGGTGGCTATAAGCAGGACAAGGCTTAGTTTCGACATCTTTTTGAGTGGCTTCGATTGCTTCTCGTATCGAGTGATATCTGTTTCCACTGGGAAATTCGGTATTTATAGGCAAAATCAAGTGCTTTCAGTATGTTGTtgccttttattattttgtttaatcaaTCGAatgctgtttttattttgctttctttttaaatagcTTTTCAggtgtatttaaatttatttttaaatacctttcttaggtttataaaaaatgaaatatatgtaaaataaataaacctaCCATTgacatatttaatatatattttattttatatttaatttcgtagaaattaataatcaattattataatataatatttataataatatatatataaaaagcttGCTTCTTTTGCTCCATCTCAGAGTTTTAATAACAATACCTTGGCATTGCTTCTTGATATCAGGTCATTGCCTCTTAATATCTACTTTCTTTTcctggtttttgtttttttgttcttttattttgtttatttgtagTATAAAAAGGGCCAACGCTGGTTCCTACAGACTTTAGTTGGTGATTTTTAagtgatttttaattatgtgCCGCCTTCTAGAGGTCTTTATTTTGGGTAACGATTTTTGTAGAGgaaattttccttaaaaaattttaacaatttttttaagcttctaGAGTAGTAAAATCGATAAAAAATCAAtctataaattcaatttacaacttttttaagGCCTTGTGCTTCTGGAGATGCTTGCCGGCAGCACAGGCAGGACCACTGAGTGGCCTGAGATCACCAGCAAGGAGATCACTACCAAGAAGAGCACCACAACCAGTACTACCACTTCTACCACTCCTTCCCCTTCTACCCCTTCTACTCCTATCCATTCTACCACTCCTAACCCTCCTACCACTCCTATCCCCTCCACCACTTCTATCCCTCCCACCACTCCTATCCCTCCTCCCACTCCCACCTCTCCCACCCAACCAAAGTGTCCTCTTGTCTCGTGCTCGCGGGACAGTGCTTCGGTCTGCGGAAGACTCAAAGCAAACCAGTGCCAGAGATTCTCAAGTGTCTGCGATATGTTAAACCAAATTCGCCTCTCGAACATTTCGGTGGTGGCCACACGGGACATGTACTGTCTGGGACTTAAGGGGACAGACCGCGGACCCTGCTACATACAATGCCCCCAGAATCCGCGACATTTATTCCCCTGCCGGCCAACGCCACAGTCGGAGGAGATTTGCGTCCGCTCAAGAGATGGTCAAAGGTGCAAAATGCTGGCCAACAGGTGCCAATTGCGGGAGCAGAACTGCTTCTCCAAGCCCAGAAAGAGTGAGTTCTACTAGAGTCAAGAGAGGTCTACATGTTTAAAGGAAAAAACAATAttcaaaagaagaaaataaaaaaaaaaaaaaaaaaaagagggaaagaAGAAACTTAATAAATTAGGAATGTGCAGAAATTGATAACGGAACCGACGTATATCGATATCATCGATAGCTAAAAATATCTTGTTAAAAAAGTTATCAATAATATCGATAGATAAAATTTACATCAAGGAATATCTTTAACTGTCTTTGTAAGCCTGAAAAACAGTTTTTAACTTTGAGTTAACTTAAAAGAGGCTGTAAAATGAGTTATTATCTAGCAAAAGGCATTATTCCTATCACATATGGTATCGATAACATAACATACATccttaaattttttcaaattatataattttcttccCTTCTAGCCTGGCATCCCACTTTCAAGCGAAATTGCGGCAAAAGATTGGTGGGCGATAAGCCAGATGTCTGCTTAAAGCGCCCTATTGCTCCGATAGGAgaagtaattaattaattaaaatcttataatattttaaattaataaaataatctattttaaattgtaattaattatttaaataatttcaaattttaattaattatttaacaaattaaaaattttatttaattatttaaataatttataattttaatgaaatatttaattaattaaaaaaaaaaaattacaaaactagtatttgaattgtttttatttttttatcattttataaataaatgtattttttcttttattaaataaattaattaaagaaaacaaaatttttttaaaaattctattattaattaaatttaattttaattttccgcCCTTAAGCCTGATTTtgtcaatatatatacatatattctgtGGAAATGGTGCCGCTTTAAGCGTTCGTCACTTTTCCTGCTTGCTCTCTCTTCCTTGCCCCTTTCCTCACCCCCTCCCCCTCGACCGTTCTGTGTGCGTTTCCGGCTGGCCGCTTTTCGCCAGTTGCTCTCGCctgcaaattattttattgaacgcaattgtttttggctttggctcgTTTGTtattcggcggcggcggcaaattactttttatggctGGCGGCGCCACCCCCTTGGCCCCACCTTGCCCTAGGTTTTTCTCCATTTCCCCCCTACTATTTTCCGCCCCTAGGCCACTGTTGAATGCCGGGCATTCCGGGACTCTGGTTGCCGTTGCGGCGGCTGTTTTTCCAAATTTAATGGCTTAGAAAgccatttacatttttttttttgctttttttttttttttggttgccCAACTTTGTTTAACATTATTTTGGGCGCCGTATGTTACAGCTGGATATGGTGGAGTCCTTATGCCGATCCTCGTTCGGCTTTCGATGGACTAATTAGCTCTGAAAAATGCCCGACAAAAACCGCGGTCACGCGAAATGCAATTTATGCGGGTGTGCGCCTTGGGTAAGCGTCTAGGTACTTCCCCGCAGTCAGTGGGGTTTTCCACCATCAAGTGGAGCCCGAAAGTAGGCAACAGATTTTTGGGTTAATATAGAAActtgtatttaattaactataaattatatttattggaaaaaaagttattttttaaatatacgatatttttagtattattaattttaatattgctttagtatgttaaatattttattttattttgattttgaatatgtatatattaataatataatattttatttcataagATTTTCATTATGTTTTCtgtcacatttttttttcattatattttatatttatttatcttttactttatttatatttatattttcaataataattttaaattctgtttaatgttaaatattatttaattaattttctcccCTCACTAAATAACctttaatattaattgtaaacCACTTACCTGCGTTAGTTTCCCATTGACAATGCTCAGGGACTCTAGGCTGGGGCGTACATTGCGCAAACTGTTGTCCTTGAGGGCCTCCAGGTGCGAGTGGGAGAACTGCAGGTGACGGATGTGGACGCCCGGTTGGAAGACGTCCTGCGAGAGGGATGTCACCGAGCGGTCAAAGTCGTAAATGGACAGCGAGTGTATGGGCGCCGAAATGCGTTCCAGGGTTGAGCGCAGGGATATTGCTGTGGTGCCAGGACACTCCAGGAAGAGTCCTGCCAAGAGGGATGGGGGGTGAGAAGGAAGTCTTATATTAATCCCTTAGAATTTGTGCATTTTAATTAGGTCATCTATAAATCCTAGAGAGCTGGGACTGCAGCTCCTGTCCATTATTCTGTTGTTGTGCGTTGCAGTTCTCGCCCACAATAAATACCAATCAATATATTCATGGCCAGGACATCTTAGGAGAGTCCTAGCATAGCCTGAGCCCTGAGTAAGTGGTTTTCCCTAATCAAAGGGGTAACTTTGGTACATAAATGCGGTTTagctaattaaaatattaaatattaagctCATTTCAGTAAATATAAGGAGCCTAAATTGATTCTGTCTGAAATTATATATcctagaaaaataaaagaaagtcTTGAGCTCATTTATATTTTCGATTCTCCTATTTTCCAGTTAAATTCCTGTTTGTCTTGTGTCCTTCAAAAGCAATAAAACATCAAGGGCTCTTTGATTGTGACTGAATACTCTTACAACTGAAGGATAAAATGATCAAAAGGT
It encodes:
- the LOC138929181 gene encoding GATA zinc finger domain-containing protein 14, coding for MPRLKEEPDPESPQRKRRRESRRKNRTEARESSSESDASASSDDYTSGSSGSSYYSSTTSGSSSRSSSSSSGSSSSESEVDPKERSVEMRRDRERSSKHPCSCHRHRRHHRRHRRHNQPRRSRHRRGGGGGGGGGSGGHRHHSEHGKTRRSRKKRRGGTTKAASQSATTTAVASSTSSSAATGPICAEGLIKIPEPIPKPVPAPIVATVPVLATVPNPVQSAPAATAAVQQTHRHSRRPRVSRFSSQPVTVQPIQMTPSHPIASTYNNGNIHAIFTTDSGSSGSSKTQSTANATSLAAGLSIVPASSSSCQSSKSKSGTTKSSESHTSKSTSQTKTVELKPAAKVTIKSEPKTDVKIGIKVESHSSSHGHTHNSTKSNTNNHNIHTNSHSNVHTSAHTPAIVSALTNHSTKNNSNNHNTHTNSHTTKHINSHTNVHTNNSTKNNNNNTHTNTQSNEHTLSHTITHTNVHTNTHTNNNTSTHTNNIAPDNLNSTLNTHSNYLADINKTDNTNDHTYNNNNSNTNLHNKNNNTNHNSNNSDPRKIINSPQVRNPEKLACGSEYQTSNRNNAHNVTASARPTNGSPSEENSGSESESGQRNRRPWHYNRMNHQHKFQRNYRNYNNNYNNNYNNNNNNNFNNRNQRFRNGGKGNDQGGRPGYGGGGNGRAGGSGNGNGGGGGNGGGGGRFSGRGGGGVGQGPPPHARPPVKIVRLHIKHLSPQVTKDHITEIFGHFGPLTAVDFPMDRFGGRQGRGYAFVEYIHPQDCSNAIKHMNGGQIDGKRIIVNAFQEDMLKAPWRNYRRFSPVRTRRRNMDRSRSRSTDFSRSRTRSHSRSRSRTRSRSRSRSGLRSGSRFKSRFRTRSRSASGSRSRSKSRSRSRSRTGNSSPNYEAYQRPGSRNNKREEAPYS